A single region of the Arthrobacter sp. zg-Y820 genome encodes:
- a CDS encoding DEAD/DEAH box helicase: MTTFAALGVPKVLVSALSASGIDEAFPIQVETLPDTLKGRDVLGRGRTGSGKTLAFSLPLVTRLAEAEAAYRRKPNRPLGLVLAPTRELATQINNVIEPLAKELGLSTTVIYGGVSQQRQEKALKAGVDIVIACPGRLEDLMKQKVISLESIEITVLDEADHMADLGFLPVVQRLLDRTPEKGQRMLFSATLDNGVDKLVRRYLSNPLTHSVDDPQAAVTTMEHHVLLVQDQTAKKLLVKELASGQGRRIMFMRTKHHARKMAKYLTDSGIPTVDLHGNLSQNARDRNLAEFSSGDVRVLVATDVAARGVHVDDVELVVHIDPPTEHKAYLHRSGRTARAGSSGTVVTLTLPEQKSEVSKLMKAAGVDVSIEKVSHNSPSIAKLIGDRAAAVEPHVRAAQLASKSPQQGGGRSTGANAQRKRAARSTATPRAGGRGGSGGRGRVSAERTDRSERDRNDFTPEAPRAQRSQDGRRGAAAASTAQGRNRRPATGQRAGDVAPAGGGRPAAGGRSSAPSGAGRPARGAGPRRATAPASNERRSR; the protein is encoded by the coding sequence ATGACTACTTTTGCTGCCCTTGGCGTACCCAAGGTCCTCGTTTCAGCCCTCTCCGCTTCCGGAATTGACGAAGCATTCCCGATTCAGGTTGAAACACTTCCCGATACCCTCAAGGGCCGCGACGTACTGGGCCGGGGCCGTACCGGCTCAGGCAAGACTCTCGCTTTCTCGCTGCCGCTGGTCACCCGGCTGGCCGAGGCCGAAGCAGCCTACCGCCGCAAGCCCAACCGCCCGCTGGGCCTGGTCCTGGCACCCACCCGCGAACTGGCCACGCAGATCAACAACGTGATTGAGCCTCTCGCGAAGGAACTGGGCCTGAGCACCACCGTTATCTACGGCGGCGTGTCCCAGCAGCGCCAGGAAAAGGCCCTCAAGGCCGGCGTTGACATTGTCATTGCCTGCCCCGGCCGGCTTGAAGACCTCATGAAGCAGAAGGTCATCAGCCTGGAATCCATTGAAATCACTGTGCTCGATGAAGCCGACCACATGGCTGATCTCGGATTCCTGCCGGTTGTCCAGCGTCTGCTGGACCGCACTCCGGAAAAGGGACAGCGGATGCTGTTCTCGGCCACCCTGGACAACGGCGTCGACAAGCTGGTCCGCCGCTACCTGTCCAACCCGCTGACGCACTCCGTGGACGATCCGCAGGCCGCGGTCACCACGATGGAGCACCACGTCCTGCTGGTCCAGGACCAGACGGCCAAGAAGCTGCTGGTCAAGGAACTGGCCTCCGGCCAGGGCCGCCGCATCATGTTCATGCGCACCAAGCACCACGCCCGCAAGATGGCCAAGTACCTGACGGACAGCGGCATCCCCACCGTTGACCTGCACGGCAACCTGTCGCAGAACGCCCGCGACCGGAACCTCGCGGAATTCTCCTCCGGCGACGTGCGCGTCCTGGTTGCCACCGACGTCGCCGCCCGCGGCGTCCACGTGGACGACGTCGAGCTGGTCGTTCACATCGACCCGCCCACGGAGCACAAGGCATATCTGCACCGCTCGGGCCGTACGGCCCGTGCCGGATCCAGCGGAACCGTCGTGACGCTGACCCTCCCGGAGCAGAAGAGCGAAGTCTCCAAGCTGATGAAGGCTGCCGGTGTTGACGTCTCCATCGAGAAGGTCTCCCACAATTCTCCGTCCATCGCCAAGCTGATCGGCGACCGCGCCGCTGCTGTGGAGCCGCATGTGCGCGCCGCCCAGCTCGCGTCGAAGTCGCCTCAGCAGGGCGGCGGCCGGTCGACCGGTGCAAACGCCCAGCGCAAGCGCGCCGCCCGCTCCACCGCCACGCCCCGTGCCGGCGGCCGGGGCGGATCCGGCGGACGCGGACGCGTCTCGGCGGAACGCACGGACCGCAGCGAGCGTGACCGCAACGATTTCACGCCCGAGGCACCCCGCGCCCAGCGCTCACAGGACGGACGCCGCGGCGCAGCTGCTGCTTCCACCGCGCAGGGCCGCAACCGCCGTCCGGCCACCGGACAGCGTGCCGGAGATGTTGCTCCCGCCGGCGGCGGACGCCCCGCAGCGGGCGGCCGCAGCTCTGCGCCTTCGGGCGCCGGGCGCCCCGCACGCGGCGCCGGCCCCCGCCGCGCCACCGCTCCGGCCTCGAACGAACGCCGTTCGCGCTAG
- a CDS encoding SRPBCC domain-containing protein, translated as MSEADSAFVPTERTFGRRQIQAGHALMMVISRTIPHPIGEVWAAITDPEALGRYVGRPEGDLRRGGTYALPDGTRGGILRCDPPRLLTVSVTRPGGHSAELELHLTAEDSHTHIDLRYASVRKGFVLIDAVSGEWAAGPGWEFFLDSLSNFLSDNPPDEPLGIIGWRSFEGEQLDLYEARNAEWEKAKADWDHEHEAAPGPS; from the coding sequence ATGTCCGAAGCGGACTCCGCATTTGTGCCAACCGAGCGAACCTTCGGCCGCCGGCAAATCCAGGCCGGCCACGCGCTCATGATGGTGATTTCCCGGACCATCCCGCATCCGATCGGAGAGGTGTGGGCGGCGATCACGGATCCCGAAGCCCTGGGGCGCTATGTGGGCCGGCCGGAGGGTGACCTGCGCCGGGGCGGCACCTATGCGCTGCCGGACGGCACCAGAGGAGGCATCCTCCGCTGCGATCCGCCCCGGCTGCTCACCGTCTCGGTGACCCGTCCCGGAGGGCACTCGGCCGAGTTGGAGCTGCACCTGACCGCGGAGGACTCACACACCCACATCGACCTGAGATACGCATCAGTCCGGAAGGGGTTCGTGCTGATCGACGCAGTTTCGGGCGAGTGGGCGGCCGGACCGGGCTGGGAGTTCTTCCTGGACAGCCTGAGTAATTTCCTGAGCGACAATCCGCCCGACGAACCGCTGGGAATTATTGGCTGGAGGTCATTCGAGGGCGAGCAGCTGGACCTGTACGAGGCGCGGAACGCGGAATGGGAAAAGGCGAAAGCCGACTGGGACCATGAGCATGAGGCCGCGCCGGGACCGTCCTAA
- a CDS encoding DUF3073 domain-containing protein, whose protein sequence is MGRGRQKAKATKQAREMKYFTPATDYSALQRELAGPTSRPSSRYPEEPAEPDYSAYEDKYADQFGDDDDDEGTSRRTG, encoded by the coding sequence ATGGGGCGCGGCCGTCAAAAGGCAAAAGCAACCAAGCAGGCCCGGGAAATGAAGTACTTCACCCCGGCCACGGACTACTCGGCACTGCAGCGTGAGCTTGCGGGACCAACGAGCCGTCCATCGAGTCGATATCCCGAGGAACCGGCCGAGCCGGACTACTCGGCGTACGAAGATAAGTACGCGGATCAATTTGGCGATGATGACGACGATGAAGGTACTTCCCGCCGCACCGGCTAG
- the trmB gene encoding tRNA (guanosine(46)-N7)-methyltransferase TrmB: MTTEPALPDAGSLNAPDPISPDLAAPDAGSVSDTEETGESRHFRSPVSFVRRGSRLQGRRQQAWDELSDRFVIDVPRAEADTSVDPDYVFDAAAEFGRTAPLVVEIGSGLGEAVTHAAEQNPDKNYLAVEVYLPGLAQTLQRIGQKELTNVRVVQANAPEVLTTMLPAGSVDEVWVFFPDPWHKTRHHKRRMVKDEFAELVARVLVPGGIWRLATDWSDYAVQMREVLDASPRFQNLHDGERAGEDSPLTRVNREGLEKKAPVNDVDTRGGWAPRFDGRTLTSFENKAHQAGRLIFDLSYRKA; this comes from the coding sequence ATGACTACTGAACCAGCCCTGCCCGACGCCGGCTCCCTGAACGCTCCGGACCCCATTTCTCCGGATCTCGCTGCCCCGGATGCCGGCAGCGTTTCCGACACTGAGGAAACCGGAGAGTCCAGGCACTTCCGCTCTCCGGTGTCGTTTGTCCGGCGTGGCTCCCGCCTCCAGGGACGCCGCCAGCAGGCCTGGGACGAGCTCTCCGACCGGTTCGTCATCGACGTTCCGCGTGCCGAGGCTGACACTTCCGTCGACCCGGACTACGTGTTCGACGCCGCTGCCGAGTTTGGCCGCACCGCTCCCCTGGTCGTGGAAATCGGTTCGGGCTTGGGCGAAGCAGTGACGCACGCCGCGGAGCAGAACCCGGACAAGAACTACCTGGCCGTGGAGGTCTACCTTCCCGGGCTGGCCCAGACCCTGCAGCGCATCGGCCAAAAAGAGCTCACCAACGTCCGCGTGGTCCAGGCCAACGCCCCCGAGGTCCTGACCACCATGCTCCCCGCGGGGTCAGTGGACGAGGTCTGGGTCTTCTTCCCCGACCCCTGGCATAAGACCCGCCATCACAAGCGCCGCATGGTCAAGGATGAATTCGCCGAGCTGGTGGCCCGCGTGCTGGTGCCGGGCGGCATCTGGCGCCTGGCCACCGACTGGTCCGATTACGCCGTGCAGATGCGCGAAGTCCTCGATGCGTCCCCCCGGTTCCAAAACCTGCACGACGGCGAGCGCGCCGGTGAGGACAGCCCGCTGACGCGGGTGAACCGCGAGGGTCTGGAAAAGAAGGCCCCGGTGAACGACGTCGACACCCGCGGCGGCTGGGCACCGCGTTTTGACGGGCGCACCCTGACCAGCTTCGAGAACAAAGCCCACCAGGCAGGCCGCCTGATTTTCGATCTCTCCTACCGCAAGGCCTGA
- a CDS encoding YccF domain-containing protein, with protein sequence MNLILNVIWLLFGGIWLALGYVLAGIVCCLLIVTIPFGIASFRIAAYAFWPFGRTVVDRGGAPGLLSTAGNVIWLVVAGIWIAAGHILTAIPMFVSIIGIPLGIANLKMVPISLMPLGKVIVPTGRPGVTPYTAGPRYGTAAPYGSASGSTQYRG encoded by the coding sequence ATGAACCTCATCCTGAACGTCATCTGGCTCCTGTTCGGCGGCATCTGGCTGGCCCTGGGCTATGTGCTCGCCGGCATCGTCTGCTGCCTGCTGATCGTTACGATCCCTTTCGGCATCGCTTCCTTCCGGATCGCGGCCTACGCCTTTTGGCCGTTTGGCCGCACGGTGGTGGACCGCGGCGGCGCTCCGGGGCTGCTGTCCACAGCGGGCAACGTGATCTGGCTGGTGGTGGCCGGAATCTGGATCGCGGCCGGCCACATCCTGACGGCCATTCCAATGTTCGTCAGCATCATCGGGATTCCGCTGGGCATCGCCAACCTGAAGATGGTGCCGATCTCGCTGATGCCCCTGGGCAAGGTCATCGTGCCCACCGGCCGTCCCGGAGTCACCCCGTACACCGCCGGGCCCCGTTATGGAACGGCCGCCCCGTACGGTTCGGCATCGGGCTCCACGCAGTACCGCGGCTAG
- a CDS encoding penicillin-binding transpeptidase domain-containing protein → MGKTRTLTSVFAASALAFTLVSCSGDKPSPQDAAASLAEGLAAGDVAKTSFLNNDPASVNTELEEILAGMGEVRPAVTVAGIQEHDDGAATASLDYAWDFDGDATADWTYDTSVPLSRSDDDSWQAQWEPSVLFRGLREGERLVAASQSAPRAAILGAGGEPLVTQREVFRVGIDKTAVDEAGLAASAAALATLLELDPAAYTATVEAAGAEAFVEAIALRTQDEPDLPARVAEIPGAVALPDSMDLAPTRTFARALLGSVGEATAELIEESDGALAPGDTTGLSGLQQQYDAQLRGTDGITVSVVDAAGEVVTPTVFTSGPKQGTPLQTTLDPKLQSLAESVLEDEPSASAIVAVRPSTGEVLTVANGPGSEGQQTALLGQYPPGSTFKMATSLALLRQGTTPDSVLSCPAELLVDGRKFNNASSYPAAFVGDIPLRDAFAQSCNTAFIGTRDTVPQEALAAAAADLGIGVEQTLGTAAFFGSVPETAEGTNHAAAMIGQGELLVSPLALAVAAASVGKGERVAPVLVTADPAAEASASATASASAAPPAATPDAAGPGALTAAEAASLRELMRGVVTDGGAKMLLDVPGEPVTAKTGTAEFGSEVPPRTHAWVVAVQGDLAVAVFVEEGELGSTSGGPLMQAFLNGAAG, encoded by the coding sequence ATGGGGAAAACTCGCACACTGACTTCCGTATTCGCTGCCTCGGCGCTGGCCTTCACTCTGGTCTCCTGCTCCGGAGACAAGCCGTCGCCGCAGGATGCCGCCGCATCGCTGGCGGAGGGGCTGGCCGCCGGGGACGTGGCGAAGACATCCTTCCTGAACAACGACCCGGCCTCCGTCAACACAGAGCTGGAAGAGATTCTGGCGGGCATGGGTGAGGTGCGCCCGGCCGTCACCGTTGCCGGGATTCAGGAGCACGACGACGGCGCCGCCACGGCCAGCCTGGACTACGCCTGGGATTTCGATGGCGACGCCACCGCCGACTGGACCTATGACACCAGCGTTCCGCTGTCCCGCAGCGACGACGATTCCTGGCAGGCGCAGTGGGAGCCCTCGGTTCTCTTCCGGGGGCTCCGGGAGGGTGAACGACTCGTCGCCGCCAGCCAGTCCGCTCCCCGTGCCGCAATCCTCGGAGCCGGCGGCGAACCGCTGGTGACCCAGCGCGAGGTTTTCCGCGTGGGCATCGACAAAACCGCAGTGGACGAGGCAGGGTTGGCGGCTTCGGCCGCGGCCCTGGCCACCCTTCTGGAGCTGGACCCCGCCGCGTACACCGCCACCGTTGAGGCCGCCGGCGCCGAAGCGTTCGTGGAGGCCATTGCCCTGCGCACCCAGGACGAACCGGACCTGCCGGCGCGGGTCGCCGAGATTCCCGGCGCCGTCGCGCTGCCGGACAGCATGGACCTTGCCCCGACCCGCACCTTCGCCCGCGCGCTGCTCGGTTCCGTCGGGGAAGCAACCGCCGAACTGATCGAGGAATCCGACGGCGCACTCGCCCCGGGCGACACCACCGGGCTCTCCGGGCTGCAGCAGCAGTACGACGCCCAGCTCCGCGGAACGGACGGGATAACGGTGTCGGTGGTGGACGCCGCCGGAGAAGTGGTTACTCCCACCGTCTTCACCTCCGGCCCGAAACAGGGGACGCCGCTGCAGACAACCCTGGATCCCAAGCTGCAGTCCCTCGCCGAGTCGGTGCTCGAAGACGAGCCCTCGGCGTCGGCCATTGTGGCGGTTCGGCCGTCCACCGGCGAGGTGCTCACGGTGGCCAACGGCCCCGGCAGCGAAGGACAGCAAACCGCCCTCCTGGGGCAGTACCCGCCCGGATCCACCTTCAAGATGGCGACCTCCCTGGCGCTGCTGCGGCAGGGAACCACTCCGGACAGCGTGCTGTCCTGCCCGGCGGAGCTGCTCGTCGACGGCCGCAAATTCAACAACGCCAGCAGCTACCCGGCCGCCTTTGTCGGGGACATTCCGCTGCGGGACGCGTTCGCGCAGTCCTGCAACACTGCCTTCATCGGCACCCGCGACACGGTTCCCCAGGAGGCGCTGGCTGCCGCGGCCGCCGACCTGGGCATCGGCGTGGAGCAGACCCTCGGCACCGCGGCGTTCTTCGGATCCGTTCCGGAAACCGCCGAGGGCACCAACCACGCGGCCGCCATGATCGGCCAGGGGGAACTGCTGGTTTCCCCGCTGGCGCTGGCAGTTGCTGCCGCGTCCGTTGGCAAGGGCGAACGCGTCGCTCCCGTGCTTGTGACCGCGGACCCGGCGGCGGAGGCTTCCGCCTCGGCGACGGCATCGGCGTCGGCCGCTCCACCTGCGGCAACCCCTGACGCTGCCGGCCCCGGCGCGCTCACCGCTGCCGAGGCGGCCTCGCTGCGCGAGCTGATGCGCGGCGTCGTCACCGACGGCGGCGCCAAGATGCTGCTGGACGTCCCCGGGGAACCGGTGACGGCGAAAACCGGAACGGCCGAGTTCGGCAGCGAAGTTCCGCCCCGGACGCATGCCTGGGTGGTGGCGGTGCAGGGCGACCTGGCCGTTGCCGTGTTTGTCGAAGAGGGCGAGCTCGGCTCCACGTCGGGCGGGCCGCTGATGCAGGCGTTCCTGAACGGGGCCGCCGGCTGA
- a CDS encoding septum formation family protein — translation MSDKNSMPGADSSPPAGASKATPASAQTEAGTDAHAEATVPAGTGLPDLEAHAEAPLWLSGDEDHDGRIWDGAFAAETGSDAVEPTLTNPEDVTLATPSLSNPDISSDAAEAASLEDATAEVKAVEAEAADAAVLTDPAANHPAAANHTAGITAAAPMTGAASDGNAKDATAAEAAAKESGPAADAPSPEAPSPAAVGAAEPAESRRSRRNSEPPAASEGNGRSKQILLIIGALGVLAVLVVLLFTLLGNSANEPGVLEEDVAPIELESGACLQDFAGINEPTNVVSCETPHNAQLVATTTYPDSGEFPGTDALSTRATELCSDVRYSETLAERTDLDLQENKAIPTPESWNDGDRRVDCFVVAGGGQELTESLLEP, via the coding sequence ATGAGCGATAAAAACAGCATGCCGGGGGCCGATTCTTCGCCCCCCGCCGGAGCGTCCAAGGCCACCCCGGCGTCGGCGCAGACTGAGGCGGGCACCGATGCACATGCAGAGGCAACAGTCCCGGCAGGAACCGGCTTGCCGGACCTTGAAGCGCATGCCGAGGCGCCCCTTTGGCTGTCCGGGGACGAGGACCATGACGGCCGGATTTGGGACGGCGCTTTTGCGGCGGAGACCGGCAGCGATGCCGTCGAACCCACGCTGACCAACCCCGAGGACGTCACCCTGGCGACGCCTTCCCTGAGCAATCCGGACATCAGCTCCGACGCGGCGGAAGCCGCCTCGCTCGAGGATGCCACGGCTGAAGTCAAGGCCGTGGAAGCCGAAGCAGCGGACGCCGCCGTGTTGACCGATCCGGCAGCAAACCATCCTGCGGCAGCAAACCACACCGCGGGAATCACTGCGGCGGCACCAATGACGGGCGCAGCCTCCGACGGAAACGCCAAGGACGCAACTGCTGCGGAGGCAGCCGCCAAGGAATCAGGGCCGGCCGCCGACGCACCGTCGCCGGAAGCGCCGTCGCCGGCAGCCGTCGGAGCCGCTGAACCTGCGGAGTCCCGCCGCTCCCGGCGGAACTCCGAGCCGCCGGCAGCTTCCGAAGGCAACGGCCGAAGCAAACAAATACTGCTGATCATCGGCGCGCTGGGCGTGCTGGCGGTCCTGGTGGTGCTGCTCTTCACCCTGCTCGGCAATTCGGCGAACGAACCCGGAGTCCTGGAAGAAGATGTGGCCCCCATCGAGCTGGAGTCCGGAGCGTGCCTGCAGGACTTCGCCGGCATCAATGAGCCCACCAACGTGGTGAGCTGCGAGACGCCGCACAACGCCCAGCTGGTGGCAACAACCACGTATCCGGACAGCGGCGAGTTCCCCGGGACCGATGCGCTGTCCACCCGCGCCACTGAGCTCTGCTCGGATGTCCGGTACTCCGAAACCCTGGCCGAGCGCACCGACCTGGACCTTCAGGAAAACAAGGCCATCCCGACGCCCGAATCATGGAACGACGGCGACCGCCGGGTCGACTGCTTCGTGGTTGCCGGCGGAGGCCAGGAGCTGACCGAATCCCTGCTTGAGCCGTAG
- a CDS encoding pyridoxamine 5'-phosphate oxidase family protein, whose protein sequence is MLPIKDDAGAPAELTANQCWDYIRKAEIGRLAVVSDLQPEIFPINFVVDRGSVVFRTAAGTKLAAALDGGAVAFEVDGYDDRLGFAWSVVLKGSAVQLESIEDILASEDLPLFPWQSGEKNHFVRIEPAQTSGRSFSINTAARRHYLRGAKPLPSIE, encoded by the coding sequence ATGTTGCCAATCAAAGATGATGCCGGAGCACCCGCCGAACTGACCGCCAACCAGTGCTGGGACTACATTCGCAAAGCGGAGATCGGCCGGCTGGCCGTGGTATCCGACCTGCAGCCCGAGATCTTTCCCATCAACTTCGTCGTGGACCGCGGATCGGTGGTTTTCCGCACCGCGGCGGGGACGAAACTTGCCGCTGCCCTCGACGGCGGCGCCGTCGCGTTCGAAGTCGACGGATACGACGATCGCCTCGGGTTCGCATGGAGCGTCGTCCTGAAGGGCAGCGCCGTGCAGCTGGAGAGCATCGAAGACATCCTGGCCTCCGAGGATCTGCCCCTGTTCCCCTGGCAGAGCGGGGAGAAGAACCATTTCGTGCGGATCGAACCGGCGCAGACCAGCGGGCGCAGCTTCTCGATCAACACCGCGGCCCGCCGCCATTACCTGCGCGGCGCCAAGCCGCTGCCGTCAATCGAGTAA
- a CDS encoding HutD family protein translates to MSSTENSSAPLIRFSDLPSALWGKNNGRVKEVASGNGWRLSLATVEKPGPFTPFPGRDRITVPVEGELLVLTVDGTEHGMEKFRPFRYSGDSTTDAALPTGPVTVLNTVVDRTTTGASVMVAELSKKNPQTIGEGQFVVLLHGNAAVTAADGTPTALEPLDTVAGNAGRPAVLGRGFAAIVSFYDLD, encoded by the coding sequence GTGAGCAGTACCGAGAACAGCAGCGCACCCCTCATCCGCTTCAGTGACTTGCCGTCCGCCCTGTGGGGGAAAAACAACGGCAGGGTCAAGGAAGTGGCCTCCGGCAACGGCTGGCGGCTGAGCCTGGCCACGGTCGAAAAGCCGGGGCCCTTCACGCCCTTCCCCGGCAGGGACCGCATTACCGTTCCGGTGGAGGGCGAGCTTCTGGTGCTGACCGTCGACGGCACCGAACACGGCATGGAGAAGTTCCGTCCATTCCGGTATTCCGGCGACTCCACCACCGACGCGGCGCTGCCCACCGGGCCGGTGACAGTGCTGAACACGGTCGTCGACCGGACCACGACGGGTGCCTCAGTGATGGTGGCCGAGCTCTCCAAGAAGAATCCGCAGACCATCGGTGAGGGGCAGTTCGTGGTGCTGCTGCACGGCAACGCCGCGGTCACCGCCGCAGACGGCACGCCGACGGCGCTGGAACCGCTGGACACCGTGGCCGGAAACGCCGGACGGCCGGCCGTGCTGGGACGCGGCTTCGCCGCCATCGTCTCGTTCTACGACCTGGACTAG
- the clpB gene encoding ATP-dependent chaperone ClpB produces the protein MDTKFTNKSQEALQAAAMNATTAGNPQIEPVHLLKALMDQRQGVAVALLKAAGANPDTVSAAASSAIHALPSSSGSSVAQPQFSRPMLQVITAAQQAAEQLGDAFVSTEHLLLGLALDSGAAGKALRDNGAGHDALRTALPSVRGDRKVTNADPENTFQALEKFSTDLTEMARSGKLDPVIGRDAEIRRVIQVLSRRTKNNPVLIGEPGVGKTAVVEGLAQRIVAGDVPETLSGKTLLSLDLGSMVAGAKYRGEFEERFKAVLEEIKNAEGQIVTFIDELHTVVGAGAAEGSMDAGNMLKPMLARGELRLIGATTLDEYRENVEKDAALERRFQQVYVGEPSVPDTIGILRGLKERYEAHHKVAIADSALVAAATLSNRYITGRQLPDKAIDLVDEAASRLRMEIDSAPEEIDELRRAVDRLTMEELALANETDAASVERLEVLREDMANKKEQLAALNARWEAEKAGLNRVGDLKAQIDERRSEAEKFQRDGDLTTASRILYGEIPSLQKELEAAQQAEESKSGEEAHELMVSEEVTADDIAEVVSAWTGVPAGRMLQGESQKLLTMEENIGSRLIGQTKAVNAVSDAVRRSRAGVSDPDRPTGSFLFLGPTGVGKTELAKALAEFLFDDERAMVRIDMSEYSEKHSVSRLVGAPPGYVGYEEGGQLTEAVRRRPYSVILLDEVEKAHPEIFDILLQVLDDGRLTDGQGRTVDFRNVILILTSNLGSQFLVDPGLTEEQKRDSVMGMVNANFKPEFLNRLDDVILFDPLSLDDLSRIVDIQVRALADRLHERRLVLDVTDAAREWLALTGYDPAYGARPLRRLVQREIGDKLARGILAGKINDGDTVLVDRPEGSMSVDGEELVAEPAGLSVEAV, from the coding sequence GTGGACACGAAATTCACGAATAAGAGTCAAGAGGCCCTGCAGGCGGCGGCCATGAATGCCACCACCGCAGGCAACCCGCAGATCGAGCCCGTCCACCTCCTGAAGGCCCTGATGGATCAGCGCCAGGGGGTGGCTGTCGCCCTGCTCAAGGCGGCCGGCGCGAATCCGGACACCGTCAGTGCCGCGGCCAGCAGTGCGATCCACGCGCTGCCCTCCTCCTCGGGCTCCTCGGTGGCGCAGCCGCAGTTTTCCCGCCCGATGCTTCAGGTGATTACGGCTGCCCAGCAGGCCGCCGAACAGCTCGGGGATGCCTTTGTCTCCACCGAGCACCTGCTGCTGGGGTTGGCCCTGGACAGCGGTGCGGCAGGGAAAGCCCTGCGGGACAACGGGGCCGGCCACGACGCCCTGAGGACAGCCCTTCCATCCGTTCGAGGAGACCGAAAAGTGACTAACGCCGACCCCGAGAACACCTTCCAGGCACTGGAAAAGTTCAGCACCGACCTCACGGAGATGGCGCGCAGCGGCAAGCTGGACCCCGTGATCGGCCGTGACGCGGAAATCCGCCGCGTGATCCAGGTGCTGAGCCGGCGCACCAAGAACAACCCGGTGCTGATCGGTGAGCCCGGTGTCGGCAAGACCGCTGTCGTCGAGGGGCTTGCCCAGCGCATCGTTGCCGGAGACGTGCCGGAGACCCTCAGCGGCAAGACGCTCCTGTCCCTGGACCTGGGGTCGATGGTGGCCGGCGCCAAGTACCGCGGCGAGTTCGAAGAGCGGTTCAAGGCGGTCCTGGAGGAGATCAAGAACGCCGAGGGGCAGATCGTCACTTTTATCGACGAGCTGCACACGGTGGTCGGGGCCGGCGCCGCGGAAGGATCCATGGACGCCGGCAACATGCTCAAGCCCATGCTGGCACGCGGCGAGCTGCGCCTCATCGGCGCCACCACCCTGGATGAATACCGCGAGAACGTGGAGAAGGACGCTGCGCTGGAGCGGCGGTTCCAGCAGGTCTACGTTGGCGAGCCCAGCGTTCCGGACACCATCGGCATTCTGCGCGGGCTCAAGGAACGCTACGAGGCGCACCACAAGGTGGCGATCGCCGACTCCGCCCTGGTCGCCGCCGCCACCCTGTCCAACCGCTACATCACCGGCCGCCAGCTCCCGGACAAGGCCATCGACCTGGTCGACGAGGCAGCGTCGCGGCTGCGGATGGAAATCGACTCCGCGCCGGAGGAAATTGACGAGCTGCGCCGGGCCGTGGACCGCCTGACCATGGAAGAACTGGCGCTGGCCAACGAAACGGACGCGGCCTCCGTGGAGCGGCTGGAAGTGCTGCGCGAGGACATGGCCAACAAGAAGGAACAGCTGGCGGCGCTGAACGCCCGCTGGGAAGCGGAAAAGGCAGGCCTGAACCGGGTTGGCGACCTCAAGGCGCAGATTGACGAGCGGCGTTCCGAGGCGGAGAAGTTCCAGCGCGACGGCGACCTCACCACGGCCTCCCGCATCCTGTACGGCGAGATTCCGTCCCTGCAGAAGGAACTGGAAGCTGCCCAGCAGGCTGAGGAGAGCAAATCCGGCGAGGAGGCCCATGAGCTGATGGTGTCGGAGGAAGTCACCGCCGATGACATTGCCGAAGTCGTCTCGGCCTGGACCGGAGTCCCGGCCGGCCGCATGCTCCAGGGCGAGTCGCAGAAGCTGCTGACCATGGAGGAGAACATCGGCTCGCGCCTGATCGGGCAGACCAAGGCCGTGAACGCCGTCTCCGACGCGGTGCGCCGGTCCCGCGCCGGCGTCAGCGACCCCGACCGACCCACCGGCTCCTTCCTCTTCCTGGGCCCCACCGGTGTCGGCAAGACGGAGCTGGCAAAGGCCCTGGCCGAGTTCCTGTTCGACGACGAGCGCGCCATGGTCCGGATCGACATGAGCGAATATTCAGAGAAGCACTCGGTGTCCCGGCTGGTCGGTGCCCCTCCCGGCTACGTCGGTTACGAGGAGGGCGGGCAGCTCACCGAAGCCGTCCGGCGCCGCCCGTACTCGGTGATCCTGCTGGACGAGGTGGAAAAGGCGCATCCGGAGATTTTCGATATCCTGCTCCAGGTGCTCGACGACGGCCGCCTCACCGACGGCCAGGGACGCACCGTGGACTTCCGCAACGTCATCCTGATCCTGACCTCAAACCTCGGATCGCAGTTCCTGGTGGATCCGGGACTGACGGAGGAACAGAAGCGGGACTCGGTCATGGGCATGGTGAACGCCAACTTCAAGCCGGAATTCCTGAACCGGCTCGACGACGTCATCCTCTTTGATCCGCTGAGCCTGGACGACCTCTCCAGGATTGTCGACATCCAGGTGCGGGCCCTGGCCGACCGGTTGCATGAGCGCAGGCTGGTCCTGGACGTCACCGATGCTGCGCGGGAATGGCTGGCACTGACCGGATATGACCCGGCCTACGGAGCCCGGCCGCTGCGCCGGCTGGTGCAGCGCGAAATCGGAGACAAACTGGCCCGGGGCATCCTGGCCGGCAAGATCAACGACGGCGACACCGTGCTGGTGGACCGCCCGGAGGGCAGCATGAGCGTCGACGGCGAAGAGCTGGTGGCCGAACCGGCGGGACTGTCGGTGGAAGCGGTCTAG